Proteins from a genomic interval of Tenacibaculum sp. SZ-18:
- a CDS encoding MerR family transcriptional regulator, whose amino-acid sequence MNNIKTVFTIRDLENISGIKAHTIRIWEKRYNLLKPNRTDTNIRYYSSSSLLKLLNVALLNKHNFKISKIAEMSDEQIDISARQLAFKYAVNDEAINAFKMSMFQFDKVLFNNTYNKLLHKKTFRQIFKEVFLPFLNHIGLLWQTNTLMPAHEHFISNLIIQKIQLNTEKLEYAATNEDYTYVLFLPDGEIHEIGLMYLNYELVLRGCQTIYLGQSLPLDNLNYFFEGELKVCFITSMTVKPYEDKIDEYFAEIDDILNGTEHKLIAVGKKTTELQSTEFNSNITLYQSVIEMIENF is encoded by the coding sequence TTGAACAATATAAAAACAGTTTTTACCATTCGAGACCTTGAAAACATATCAGGAATCAAGGCTCACACCATTAGGATATGGGAAAAACGCTATAATTTGCTTAAACCAAATAGAACAGATACAAACATCCGTTATTATTCGTCTAGCAGTTTATTGAAATTATTAAATGTTGCTCTTTTGAACAAGCACAATTTTAAGATTTCGAAAATCGCTGAGATGTCTGACGAACAAATCGATATTAGTGCAAGACAGTTAGCGTTTAAATATGCAGTGAATGATGAAGCAATAAATGCTTTCAAAATGTCGATGTTTCAATTTGATAAAGTTTTATTTAACAACACATACAATAAATTACTACACAAAAAAACATTCAGACAAATTTTTAAAGAAGTCTTTCTACCTTTTTTAAATCACATTGGTTTGCTGTGGCAAACAAATACTTTGATGCCGGCTCACGAACATTTTATTTCAAACTTAATTATTCAAAAAATTCAGCTAAACACTGAAAAATTGGAGTATGCAGCTACGAATGAAGATTACACATATGTTCTATTTTTACCTGATGGAGAAATACATGAAATTGGATTAATGTATTTAAATTATGAATTGGTACTTCGTGGTTGTCAGACAATATACCTTGGGCAAAGTCTTCCTTTAGATAATTTGAACTACTTTTTTGAAGGCGAATTAAAGGTTTGCTTTATTACCTCCATGACAGTTAAACCGTATGAAGATAAAATTGATGAATACTTCGCCGAAATAGATGATATTCTTAATGGGACCGAGCATAAGTTAATAGCGGTTGGTAAGAAAACAACAGAACTTCAATCCACAGAATTTAATTCAAATATTACTTTATATCAGTCGGTTATTGAGATGATAGAGAATTTTTAA